In the Scomber japonicus isolate fScoJap1 chromosome 18, fScoJap1.pri, whole genome shotgun sequence genome, one interval contains:
- the csnk1da gene encoding casein kinase I: MELRVGNRYRLGRKIGSGSFGDIYLGTDISVGEEVAIKLECVKTKHPQLHIESKIYKMMQGGVGIPTIKWCGAEGDYNVMVMELLGPSLEDLFNFCSRKFSLKTVLLLADQMISRIEYIHSKNFIHRDVKPDNFLMGLGKKGNLVYIIDFGLAKKYRDARTHQHIPYRENKNLTGTARYASINTHLGIEQSRRDDLESLGYVLMYFNLGSLPWQGLKAATKRQKYERISEKKMSTPIEVLCKGYPSEFATYLNFCRSLRFDDKPDYSYLRQLFRNLFHRQGFSYDYVFDWNMLKFGANRAVEDSERERREREERLRHSRNPGARGMASASGRARATQDVAAPSPLNPASHTGLEKERKVSMRLHRGAPVNISSSDLTGRQDTSRMSTSQALSRVTPSGLQSAAPR; encoded by the exons ATGGAGTTGAGAGTTGGAAACAGATACAGACTGGGCAGGAAAATTGGAAGTGGATCATTTGGAGACATCTACCTTG gcACTGATATCTCAGTGGGTGAGGAGGTGGCCATCAAACTAGAATGTGTGAAGACCAAACACCCACAGCTCCACATAGAGAGCAAAATCTACAAGATGATGCAAGGCGGAG TGGGGATCCCGACGATAAAGTGGTGCGGCGCCGAGGGCGACTACAACGTCATGGTGATGGAGCTGCTGGGGCCAAGCCTGGAGGATCTGTTCAACTTCTGCTCCCGCAAGTTCAGCCTCAAGACTGTCCTGCTGCTGGCTGACCAGATG ATCAGCCGCATCGAGTACATCCACTCCAAGAACTTCATCCACAGAGACGTGAAGCCCGACAACTTCCTCATGGGTCTGGGCAAGAAGGGCAACCTGGTCTACATCATCGACTTCGGCCTGGCCAAGAAGTACCGCGACGCCCGCACACACCAGCACATCCCCTACCGCGAGAACAAGAACCTGACCGGCACGGCCCGCTACGCCTCCATAAACACACATCTGGGCATCG AACAGTCCAGACGGGATGACTTGGAGTCTCTGGGCTACGTCCTCATGTACTTCAACCTGGGTTCTCTGCCCTGGCAAGGCCTCAAAGCCGCCACTAAGAGGCAGAAGTATGAACGCATCAGCGAAAAGAAAATGTCCACACCCATCGAGGTCCTCTGCAAAGGCTACCCAT CCGAGTTCGCCACCTACCTGAACTTCTGCCGCTCCCTGCGCTTTGACGACAAGCCAGACTACTCATACCTCCGCCAGCTCTTCAGGAACCTCTTCCACAGACAAGGCTTCTCTTACGATTACGTCTTCGACTGGAACATGCTCAAATTC GGTGCCAACAGAGCCGTGGAGGACTCAGAGAGGGAGCGTCGGGAACGGGAGGAGAGGCTGAGGCACAGCAGGAACCCCGGGGCCAGGGGCATGGCCTCCGCCTCAGGAAGAGCCAGAGCAACTCAGGACGTCGCAGCCCCCTCACCGCTCAACCCTGCATCACACACag GtttggagaaggagaggaaggtcAGCATGCGTCTTCATCGCGGAGCACCTGTCAACATCTCCTCCTCAGACCTGACGGGACGCCAGGACACGTCCCGCATGTCCACCTCACAG GCTCTGTCCCGGGTCACACCCAGCGGCCTCCAGTCTGCAGCCCCGCGGTGA
- the slc16a3a gene encoding monocarboxylate transporter 4-like isoform X2, with amino-acid sequence MGGAAVDVGAGGLKAPDGGWGWAVLAGCFVITGFSYAFPKAVSVFFKELIREFGVGYSDTAWISSILLAMLYGTGPLCSVLVNRFGCRPVMMVGGLFASLGMILASFSTSIIHIYLSTGVITGLGLALNFQPSLIMLNRYFSEKRPLANGLSAAGSPVALCCLSPLGQVLQYQYGWRGGFLILGGLLLNCCVCGALMKPLVPPKNLKNKDLEQDKEEEKEGSEDKTNKPKAKLLDISVVKDRGFVIYTVAASIMVLGLFVPPVFVVSYAKEMGNEDTKSALLLTILGFIDIFARPTCGVIAGLKWVRPRCVYLFSFAMLFNGITDLVGSQANSYTSLVVYCIFFGVSYGMVGALQFEVLMAVVGTEKFSSAIGLVLLMEAVAVLVGPPGAGRLLDATKNYMYVFLLAGSEVVLSAVVLATCNFLFIKNKPSVPADKLDNGNDEEEKGAKEEQEKETVKDLKEEEEKDKEKVDEVRPEGVTVDSQEVERFLKEPQQNGDAATSPETSL; translated from the exons ATGGGAGGTGCTGCGGTGGATGTGGGTGCAGGGGGGTTGAAGGCTCCTGATGGAGGGTGGGGTTGGGCGGTGCTGGCCGGCTGTTTTGTCATCACAGGCTTCTCCTACGCTTTCCCTAAAGcggtcagtgttttttttaaagagctgaTCAGGGAGTTTGGAGTGGGATACAGCGACACCGCCTGGATCTCTTCTATCCTGTTGGCCATGCTTTATGGCACAG GTCCTCTGTGCAGTGTGCTGGTGAACCGCTTCGGCTGTCGTCCAGTGATGATGGTGGGTGGCCTCTTTGCCTCTCTAGGAATGATCCTGGCCTCCTTCTCCACCAGCATCATCCACATCTACCTCAGCACGGGGGTCATTACAG GTCTAGGGTTAGCCCTGAACTTCCAACCATCTCTGATAATGCTCAACCGCTACTTCAGCGAGAAGCGTCCTCTAGCCAATGGGCTATCAGCTGCAGGTAGTCCCGTGGCCCTGTGCTGCCTATCGCCACTGGGCCAGGTCCTCCAGTACCAGTATGGCTGGAGGGGGGGCTTCCTCATCTTGGGTGGCCTTCTACTCAATTGCTGTGTGTGCGGCGCACTAATGAAACCTCTGGTCCCCCCCAAGAACCTCAAGAACAAGGACCTGGAACAGgacaaagaagaggaaaaagaagggtCAGAGGACAAAACCAATAAGCCTAAAGCCAAACTGCTGGACATCTCTGTGGTAAAAGACAGAGGTTTTGTCATCTACACTGTGGCGGCATCCATCATGGTGCTGGGGCTGTTTGTGCCTCCAGTGTTTGTAGTGAGCTATGCTAAGGAGATGGGTAATGAGGACACCAAATCAGCTCTGCTGCTCACTATTTTGGGCTTCATTGACATTTTTGCACGGCCTACGTGTGGGGTGATCGCCGGATTGAAATGGGTGCGGCCTCGATGCGTCTACCTCTTCAGCTTTGCTATGTTGTTCAATGGAATCACTGACCTTGTTGGGTCACAG GCTAATAGCTACACATCTCTAGTGGTCTACTGCATCTTCTTTGGCGTCTCCTACGGCATGGTGGGTGCGCTGCAGTTTGAGGTTCTTATGGCAGTAGTTGGTACTGAGAAGTTCTCCAGTGCCATTGGCCTGGTCCTGCTCATGGAGGCCGTTGCTGTGCTGGTAGGACCACCTGGTGCAG gCCGGCTTCTTGATGCCACCAAGAATTATATGTATGTCTTCCTGCTGGCAGGAAGTGAGGTGGTCCTTTCAGCTGTGGTTTTAGCCActtgtaacttcctgtttatcaAAAATAAGCCCTCAGTGCCAGCAGACAAGCTAGACAAT GGGAATGacgaagaggagaaaggagcaaaagaagaacaagaaaaggagacagtgaaggacttgaaggaggaagaggagaaagataaagagaaagTAGATGAGGTCAGGCCTGAGGGTGTAACAGTGGACTCACAGGAAGTGGAAAGGTTTTTGAAAGAGCCTCAGCAAAATGGTGATGCGGCCACAAGTCCTGAAACAAGCCTGTGA
- the slc16a3a gene encoding monocarboxylate transporter 4-like isoform X1, whose translation MGGAAVDVGAGGLKAPDGGWGWAVLAGCFVITGFSYAFPKAVSVFFKELIREFGVGYSDTAWISSILLAMLYGTGPLCSVLVNRFGCRPVMMVGGLFASLGMILASFSTSIIHIYLSTGVITGLGLALNFQPSLIMLNRYFSEKRPLANGLSAAGSPVALCCLSPLGQVLQYQYGWRGGFLILGGLLLNCCVCGALMKPLVPPKNLKNKDLEQDKEEEKEGSEDKTNKPKAKLLDISVVKDRGFVIYTVAASIMVLGLFVPPVFVVSYAKEMGNEDTKSALLLTILGFIDIFARPTCGVIAGLKWVRPRCVYLFSFAMLFNGITDLVGSQANSYTSLVVYCIFFGVSYGMVGALQFEVLMAVVGTEKFSSAIGLVLLMEAVAVLVGPPGAGRLLDATKNYMYVFLLAGSEVVLSAVVLATCNFLFIKNKPSVPADKLDNVEVMDSAKADVCSKTTEGNDEEEKGAKEEQEKETVKDLKEEEEKDKEKVDEVRPEGVTVDSQEVERFLKEPQQNGDAATSPETSL comes from the exons ATGGGAGGTGCTGCGGTGGATGTGGGTGCAGGGGGGTTGAAGGCTCCTGATGGAGGGTGGGGTTGGGCGGTGCTGGCCGGCTGTTTTGTCATCACAGGCTTCTCCTACGCTTTCCCTAAAGcggtcagtgttttttttaaagagctgaTCAGGGAGTTTGGAGTGGGATACAGCGACACCGCCTGGATCTCTTCTATCCTGTTGGCCATGCTTTATGGCACAG GTCCTCTGTGCAGTGTGCTGGTGAACCGCTTCGGCTGTCGTCCAGTGATGATGGTGGGTGGCCTCTTTGCCTCTCTAGGAATGATCCTGGCCTCCTTCTCCACCAGCATCATCCACATCTACCTCAGCACGGGGGTCATTACAG GTCTAGGGTTAGCCCTGAACTTCCAACCATCTCTGATAATGCTCAACCGCTACTTCAGCGAGAAGCGTCCTCTAGCCAATGGGCTATCAGCTGCAGGTAGTCCCGTGGCCCTGTGCTGCCTATCGCCACTGGGCCAGGTCCTCCAGTACCAGTATGGCTGGAGGGGGGGCTTCCTCATCTTGGGTGGCCTTCTACTCAATTGCTGTGTGTGCGGCGCACTAATGAAACCTCTGGTCCCCCCCAAGAACCTCAAGAACAAGGACCTGGAACAGgacaaagaagaggaaaaagaagggtCAGAGGACAAAACCAATAAGCCTAAAGCCAAACTGCTGGACATCTCTGTGGTAAAAGACAGAGGTTTTGTCATCTACACTGTGGCGGCATCCATCATGGTGCTGGGGCTGTTTGTGCCTCCAGTGTTTGTAGTGAGCTATGCTAAGGAGATGGGTAATGAGGACACCAAATCAGCTCTGCTGCTCACTATTTTGGGCTTCATTGACATTTTTGCACGGCCTACGTGTGGGGTGATCGCCGGATTGAAATGGGTGCGGCCTCGATGCGTCTACCTCTTCAGCTTTGCTATGTTGTTCAATGGAATCACTGACCTTGTTGGGTCACAG GCTAATAGCTACACATCTCTAGTGGTCTACTGCATCTTCTTTGGCGTCTCCTACGGCATGGTGGGTGCGCTGCAGTTTGAGGTTCTTATGGCAGTAGTTGGTACTGAGAAGTTCTCCAGTGCCATTGGCCTGGTCCTGCTCATGGAGGCCGTTGCTGTGCTGGTAGGACCACCTGGTGCAG gCCGGCTTCTTGATGCCACCAAGAATTATATGTATGTCTTCCTGCTGGCAGGAAGTGAGGTGGTCCTTTCAGCTGTGGTTTTAGCCActtgtaacttcctgtttatcaAAAATAAGCCCTCAGTGCCAGCAGACAAGCTAGACAATGTTGAAGTGATGGACAGTGCCAAGGCAGATGTTTGCAGTAAAACCACAGAGGGGAATGacgaagaggagaaaggagcaaaagaagaacaagaaaaggagacagtgaaggacttgaaggaggaagaggagaaagataaagagaaagTAGATGAGGTCAGGCCTGAGGGTGTAACAGTGGACTCACAGGAAGTGGAAAGGTTTTTGAAAGAGCCTCAGCAAAATGGTGATGCGGCCACAAGTCCTGAAACAAGCCTGTGA
- the dus1l gene encoding tRNA-dihydrouridine(16/17) synthase [NAD(P)(+)]-like, which yields MAKLQGFEFWKKTLKEAAYVVAPMVDQSELAWRLLSRRHGAHLCYTPMLHAQVFVRDANYRRENLYNEVCQEDRPLITQFCANDPAVFIKAALLAQEHCDAIDLNLGCPQMIAKRGHYGVFLQDEWELLEKMVKEANEKLSVPITCKIRVFKDIEKTVRYAQMLEKAGCQLLTVHGRTKDQKGAMTGIASWEHIKAVRKAVNIPVFANGNIQHLSDVERCIQETGVQGVMSAEGNLHNPALFEGRSPPVWEMAEEYLEVVKQYPPCSLSYVRAHLFKLWHHTLQIHQDLREELAKVKTVEALAGISKQLRLRCQEEIARGKDGEEKESGLPFPHWICQPYVRPPPKEPVANGNGQDSEVKKAVCQKRALEDSDGTADRLSKNKQKKRSRNPNKNFSPEQKPKYIKCEQCGNPKGNKCVFNLCRGCCKKKAFKEVADCPSHGLRFKTKAEKRKAEEEEEEKKKEGTETERSCSSPQPLSEPPTELQEQSKAQLPL from the exons ATGGCCAAGCTCCAGGGCTTCGAGTTCTGGAAGAAGACTCTGAAGGAAGCGGCCTACGTGGTGGCGCCCATGGTGGACCAGAGCGAGCTGGCCTGGCGCCTGTTGAGCCGTCGGCACGGGGCTCACCTCTGTTACACCCCCATGCTCCACGCTCAGGTATTTGTTCGCGATGCCAACTACAGAAGAGAAAACCTCTACAATGAGGTGTGTCAGGAGGACAGGCCTCTGATCACACAG TTTTGTGCCAATGATCCAGCGGTGTTCATTAAGGCGGCGCTGCTGGCTCAGGAACACTGCGACGCCATCGACCTCAACCTGGGCTGTCCACAGATGATCGCTAaaagag GCCACTATGGAGTTTTCCTACAAGATGAATGGGAGCTGTTAGAGAAAATGG TGAAGGAAGCCAATGAAAAGCTCTCAGTGCCCATCACGTGTAAGATCCGCGTGTTCAAAGATATTGAAAAGACGGTTCGATACGCTCAGATGCTGGAGAAAGCTGGATGTCAG CTGCTTACAGTTCACGGCAGAACCAAAGACCAAAAAGGAGCAATGACGGGTATTGCCAGCTGGGAGCACATCAAGGCCGTACG GAAGGCAGTAAATATTCCTGTGTTTGCAAATGGCAACATTCAGCACCTGAGTGATGTGGAGCGCTGCATTCAGGAGACGGGAGTGCAGGGGGTCATGAGTGCAG AGGGGAACCTCCATAATCCTGCACTGTTCGAAGGACGCAGCCCCCCCGTGTGGGAGATGGCTGAGGAGTATTTAGAAGTGGTGAAGCAGTACCCCCCTTGCAGCCTGTCCTACGTACGAGCCCACCTGTTCAAGCTTTGGCACCACAC gctACAGATCCACCAGGACCTAAGGGAGGAGTTGGCCAAGGTGAAGACCGTTGAGGCTTTGGCTGGTATCAGCAAGCAGCTGCGTCTGCGCTGTCAG GAGGAGATAGCTAGAGGAAAGGatggggaggagaaggagagcgGCCTGCCCTTCCCTCACTGGATCTGCCAGCCGTACGTCAGACCACC GCCAAAGGAGCCGGTCGCCAACGGTAATGGGCAGGATTCAGAGGTGAAGAAGGCAGTGTGTCAGAAGAGGGCGCTGGAGGACTCTGACGGGACCGCAGACAGGCTCTCCAAAAACAAGCAGAAGAAGAGATCCCGCAACCCCAACAAGAACTTCAGTCCTGAGCAGAAAC CAAAGTACATCAAATGCGAACAGTGTGGGAACCCAAAG GGAAACAAGTGTGTCTTCAACCTGTGTCGAGGCTGCTGTAAGAAGAAGGCTTTCAAGGAGGTGGCAGACTGTCCAa GCCACGGGCTGAGGTTCAAGACCAAGGCAGAGAAACGGaaagctgaggaggaggaggaggagaagaagaaagagggaacagagacggagagaagctgcagctctCCTCAACCTCTCTCAGAGCCCCCCACAGAGCTGCAGGAGCAGTCGAAGGCACAGCTGCCACTATGA